Proteins from one Dysgonomonas sp. HDW5A genomic window:
- a CDS encoding DJ-1/PfpI family protein encodes MIKKILMLAGDFVEDYELMVPYQALESLGFHVDVVCPDKKTGDTIATAIHDFTDYQTYIELRGHNFVITKNFDDVRLEEYSGLYITGGRAPEYIRLNKKVLDYTRYFFDKNLPVAAICHGIQVLTAAKVVSGRTLTCYAAVAPEVDLAGGIYKNIAPAEAITDGNLTTSPAWPGHQAILAEFYKLLGVKISI; translated from the coding sequence ATGATTAAGAAAATTTTAATGTTAGCAGGCGATTTCGTCGAAGATTATGAGTTGATGGTTCCATACCAAGCATTAGAGTCTCTAGGCTTTCATGTAGATGTAGTTTGCCCTGACAAGAAAACAGGAGATACGATTGCTACAGCCATACATGATTTTACAGATTATCAAACTTATATCGAATTAAGAGGACATAACTTTGTTATCACTAAAAATTTCGATGATGTAAGACTCGAAGAATATTCCGGATTATATATTACAGGAGGAAGAGCCCCCGAATATATCCGGCTAAATAAAAAAGTACTAGACTACACACGGTACTTCTTCGATAAAAACTTACCTGTTGCTGCAATCTGTCATGGTATTCAGGTATTAACTGCTGCAAAGGTTGTATCAGGAAGAACTTTAACTTGTTATGCAGCCGTAGCTCCCGAAGTCGATTTAGCCGGAGGTATATATAAAAATATTGCCCCTGCGGAAGCTATTACAGACGGAAACTTAACAACATCACCAGCATGGCCGGGACATCAGGCTATATTGGCTGAATTTTATAAATTGTTAGGCGTTAAAATTTCAATCTAA